CGATGATGCGCTTGTTACCAGGCAGGTCAATATCGATAGAACTACTGGTCAAGTAGCTGGTCCGCTTACTAATCAAAATAATATTGAAGTAAGAACTTATCAGGAAGTGCATTCCATCCTGTATTATGTAGATAAAAGCGACCCTACCGGCCCGATTCCCAATAATCCTCAAAATGACCCTCAATATTGGAATTGGGAAGGGCCAGTTCTGAATTGGGCTAGCCGTAATATTCCTAATTTTCAGAGTTATAATCAGACGCCGCCCAATACCTCTAACACGCCTCCGGCTGACGCTAAAGCGCCTACAGTTACCATTGAATATCCAAAAGACGGCGATTACATTAACACTGATTTTACTGTTGAAGCCAGTATCAATTCAAGTTATCCCATTAGTCAGGTTAGCCTTTATCTAAATGATTCTTTAGTGGGAACGCTGTCCCCAATAACTTTAGTTGACAGTGCGACTAATCAAAGTCGAATAGTTTACCGGTCTGCTCCTATCAGTTTTAGTCAGGTTCAAGAGCAAAATGAACTAAAAGTAGTAGCGGCCAATCAATATAATCAACAGGGGGCGGATAACATAATGGTTTTTAAAAATACCCCCTAAGACATAAACTAAAAACACCCGCTTATGGGTGTTTTTAATATATTTATTTGATTTTATAAAAAATATGTTTGGGCAAAGGCATTTTTAAAGATTGTTGCCACAAGAGGAAAAATTGAGTTTGCGATAATTTAAATTGATTAGCCGCTAACCTTTTGGCGCTTATCATTAAATTTTGATTTTTGTAATCTAATACCTGTAAGCCGGGCACAATTTGATCTACTGTATCCTGAATTTGTTGTAGCTCTTCTTGGGAGGCAAAATAGTTTGGCATGCCTAACCGTTGAGCGGCGGCTTTCAGAGAATTGAGGAGGGGGAGGAACATAGCAAATAAGTTTATAAAGTTAAAAGTTTATAAAGTTGTAAAGTAGAAACGCAGCAGTGCAAACAACCTTTCGAATTGTGAATTGTATATTTACTTTATATACTTTATAACTTGACGAACTTTAAAAGCTTATACAAGGACATTGTGAAAAACTTCGGCCACATCATCGTTATCCTCCAAGGCCTCGATGAAATCAGTAAAGGCCTTATAGTCGTTTTCTGAGTCCATGTCTATTTTAGTATCGGCGACATAGGCAATGTTGCTTTCTATAATAGGAATATCATTCTGGATAGCGCTCATGAGATTGCTTAACTTATCAGGTGCAGTATAAAGAATGACATTTTCGTCATCTTTGACAATATCATCCGTTCCATTCTCTATAGCCTTCAATTCCAAATTATCGTTCCATAGATTCAAACTGACTACAAGATAGCCCTTTTCTTTAAAAAGGTAGAGAACGCTTCCAGGGCTAGCCAATTTTGCATTATATTTATTTAAAGTCTGTTTTACGCTGCCTAATGCCCTATTTTTATTGTCCGTAATAGTTTTAATGAGAACCGCCGAACCGCCCGGTCCGTAAGCTTCATAAATGGTCTCGTCCATTTCTATGCCTTCGCTACCAATGCCGGAGCCCCTTTTGATTGCCCTTTCTATATTATCTTGCGGCATGTTGGCGCCCTTTGCCTTGTCGACCAACATGCGTAATTTAGGATTGCTTTCTAAATCAGGACCGCTTTTAGCGGCGGCGGTGATTAAGGAAATTAATTTAGAAAAACTTTTTCCTCGCTTGGCATCGGTTGCCGCTTTTTGATTTTTAATATTGGCCCATTTAGAATGTCCAGACATAAAAAGTATGCTTTAATTTAACGTCTCTATTCTAACACGAGAACACAAAATAAGAAATCAGCTTTTAAATTAGGCCGCAAATTGCTATTTTAATGTTTGTGAAAAAATTAATAGCCCAAAATGACTTGCTCTTGACAAAAATGTCTATTGGCCTATAATATAATGTGTCCCTAAGGGGATTTTATGTTCTCTGGTTTACCTCTTGACAAGTGTAAACTTATAGGATATAATAAAATAGTTCTTTAAAGTTATATTAGTCTCGGGGCAAACCAGGTACATTTTGGAGATAACCTGTTTGGAGTGATTGGTTGATGGGTATTCTGGATCCGTCTGGGATATGCCTTGCCGTACTCTTTTTGTCACCCTTGTGGTGATTTTCTTGCCTTGAGGCTAATGCAACTTTAGAGAGAAAAACGCGCCATTTAATGGCGCGTTTTTTATTTGTTTTACTCTATCCCTTTAAAACTATTCCAGTCGATTAACCCCCTGAGGACCTTAATAACGGCATCTTGTTTAAGCGAAATAGTTTTTTTAGCTATCTCTTTGGATAAATCTGAGGAGCCCAAGTGCTGAGAGAGGGAATCATCAAAAAATGCTAATTCAAAAATAGCCATAAAACCATTGTAACCGTCATTGCCGCATTCGCCGCATCCGCTAGGAGTCTTGAGATGGTAAGGTTGTTCCAATAGGGGCCCAAACGCAGGTTTCCAGGTGGGGGGAAAATGGAGCAAAGTTTCGTCTATAATTGAAATTTGCTCCTGAGTGGCTGTTGCTCTTTGGGCGCAAATGGGGCAGAGACGCTTTACCAGCCTTTGGCTAATAATCAATCTAACCGCTGATAAGTCTTGGGGGGCTATACCGAAGTTAAGCAAACGCTCAATGGCTCCGGCTGCATCGAGAGCGTGAACGGTAGAAAAAACCAAATGGCCTGTTAGGGAAGCTTGAACAGCTACTTTAGCAGTTTCGGCATCTCTTATTTCTCCCACAAGAATAACATTAGGATTTTGTCTCATTATGCCTCTAAGGGCTTTTTCAAAAGTATAATCCTTGCTTTCATCTATTTGCGTTTGGACTACTCCATCCAGATGATATTCAATGGGGTCCTCAATGGTTACTATTTTAATATCAGGTCGATTAATTTTTTGGAGCAAGGCAAAAAGAGTCGTTGTTTTACCGGAAGAAGTGGGTCCGGCAGTGAGAATCAGTCCTTGAGGTTTTTTAATCACTTTCGTGAGGCTGGGAATAAGTTCAGGCAAAAGTCCCAAGTCCTCCAATTTTAGCATTTGCATATTATCAGGAAGAAGCCGCAAGGAAACCACAGGACCATAACCTCCGGGAATAATGGAGACTCTTATATCAGTAGTTTTTTTAGACGGCAAAGTCACTTTAAATCGACCTTCAAGAATCTCTCCCTCTTCTTTAAGGCGCAAGCCAGTAATAGATTTAATGCTAGAAACTAGTCGGAAATAATCGCTACTATTTAATTGGCAAAGCAATGTAAGTCCGTTTTCTTCCCTTAGATAAATTTTTGCCATTTCTTTCTCGACCTGGCAATTAATATCGGTAGCTTGCCTGGTAACGGCGGCGCCTATAATATAATTTAATTTGGCAAGAGGCTCAAGACCGGCAATGATTTTAGTTAAATCCAGCTCTTTAGGAGGAATAGCTTGGATTTTATCTAATAGGCTTTGTTCTAAAAATAATCCGCGTCTTAAGGCGCTGTTAATAATGGTGCCATAGAGTCCTTCAATGTAATTAATGTCACCTGCTACTCGATAGACTTCCTCTAAACTAGTGATTCCTTCGATGGCTTTTAAGATACCATCGTGGAAGAGGGGTATCATGCCTTCCTCGATAGCTAACTGTCTTAAGTAATCTAAGCTGTTGTTTTGGCTAATGGCTTCATTGATGGCATCGGAGACTATAAAATTTTCAAAGAGTCCCAATTGCCCTATATAGCCTAAACCATGGCAATGTTCGCAGCCGACAGCTTTGTAAAATTGCGGAAATTTTTCAGGTAAGCTAACATGCGCCTCCGGAGCCAGAATAGAAAAGCTGTCTCTAATCTTTTGGGCAGTCGCATCATCTAAATCATAGGCCTGCTTGCAAAAAGGGCATAATTTTCTAATTAGTCTTTGGCCAATCACCAATTTAAGGGAAGAAGCAATGGCGTTTTCATTAACACCCAGTTCGAGTAAACGAGGAATAGCTCCAGCCGCTTCATTAGTATGTAGAGTGGATATCACTAGGTGACCGGTTAAGGCGGCTTGAGTGGCAATTTCGGCTGTTTCGTTATCGCGGATTTCGCCTATTAAAATAATCTCAGGGTCTTGCCGCAAGATAGTGGCAAGTCCACTTGCGAAAGTATAATTTTTGCTCTTGTCTACCTGGGTTTGATTAACCCCATTTAAATGATATTCAATGGGGTCCTCAATTGAAATTATTTTTAAATGAGGGTCAATCTTTTCCTTTAGAGCTGCGTATAAAGTGGTAGTTTTTCCTGAACCCGTGGGTCCAGTGGTGAGGATTAAGCCATTAGGAGCGCTAAAAACGCTTCTAATTTTATTTAATTCCCAATCGTTAAAACCTAAATTATTTAATTTAAGATTGATTTTTTCTGGGTCCAAGAGACGCATGACTATATTTTCCCCCCAATTGCCAGGGAGTACGGAGACTCTTACTTCTAGAATATTTTGGTTATCAACAATGGTGAAACGCCCATCCTGCGTCTTCACGGCAATATTTAATTTAAGGCCAGAAAGCAGTTTAAAGCGATCAATTAATTTTTGCCCTAATTGTTTTTCTATAATGCCCCCGTCATAAAGCAATCCATCAAGCCGATAACGCAGGGTTAGGGAGTTTTCGTTAGACTCTAAATGGATATCTGAGGCTTTCAGGCTTACCGCGGTCTTTGTTATAAGAGATATGAGGCTTGAGGGGTCTGCAGTGTTTTTTAGAACCATTTCTAACTGCTTAAGGTCTAATTCTTGGGTAGCGCTGATATCAATTTTTCCCACCAAACTGCTTTTGGGCGGGGTATAGAGGTCATAGGCGCGAAGAGCGGTAAGGAAACTGTCTTTAGAGGTAATATAAAGAGCGATAGTATAACCTTGGCTTCTGAGTTTGTCTAAACTGCTTGTAGTCTCAGCGCTTTGGGGATTCAAAACAGCCACCTTTAAAGTAGCTTGTTTTTTATCAAAAACTAATAGGCCACCTAATTTGGCCTCACTTTCTGGGAGCAAACCAGCTATTTCGGGCTTTATATTCAACCGGTTCAAACTAATATAGGGGAGGTGCAATTTAATGGCTAAATTTTTAGCGAGACGTTCCTCTCCCAAATTGTGAAGCGTATCTAAATTAGTTTGTTTCCTTAGATTGATCATTGAATTAGATTTTAGTCTTTAAATAATTTTCTGTATTTGCGATGAGAATATGAGATAACCTTTCTCTTCAAACTAATTTTAACACAAACCTATAATAAAAAAAGCTCTTATTAGCCAAGAAATAAGTATTTTGGTATATTGTAGTTAATGAGCTTAGACAATTTTCATTTTCAAACCAATTCCCCAGAAGAAACTATTAAATTAGGCGATTTTTTGGGTGGCCTACTAGTCCAAACTGATTCAACAAAAGCTACAGTAGTCGCTTTAAACGGAGTTTTAGGAGCGGGCAAAACGGAATTAGTAAAGGGTTTGGCAAAATTTTTGGGGGTGAAAGAAAAAATTCTTAGCCCTACCTTTGTTCTTGCTAAAGAATTCAAATGTTTTAAGAAACCTTTTAAAAAAGTCTGGCATTTAGACTTATACCGCTTTAATAATTATGCTGATTTAAAGGCTTTGGATTGGCAGGATATCATTAAGGATAAAAACAATCTGATACTAGTAGAATGGGCAGATAAATTTAAAGAATTGTCTGCAGATTATGAAGTAACTTTGAAAGTAATGGGAGAGCANNNNNNNNNNNNNNNNNNNNNNNNNNNNNNNNNNNNNNNNNNNNNNNNNNNNNNNNNNNNNNNNNNNNNNNNNNNNNNNNNNNNNNNNNNNNNNNNNNNNTTTAGGCATGAGAAATATTCTGAATACAAGGCGAAGAGGGTTAAGCAGGAGGCGGATTTTTATGTCCAAATAGATAAAGTGAAAAATATTTTACGGTTAGCCGACATAAAATATTTTGAAAAAGCGGGTTTTGAAGCTGACGATATTATAGGCACAGTAAGCCGTTTGGCAGCAGAAGCCGACCAAGACTTGAGAATTATTATTGTGACAGGGGATTTAGATACGTTACAGCTAGTTAATAATCAGATTTCTGTTTATACTTTTCATCAGGGTATTAAAAATGAGGTTCTTTATGACCCGGCTAAAATAAAAGAAAGATTTAATCTTACCCCCGGCCAATTGATAGATTACAAGAGCCTTAGGGGCGACCCCTCGGACAATATTTTGGGGGTAAAAGGCGTGGGAGAAAAAGGCGCGCTTAGACTCTTAACCTTATATCCCAGTTTAGAAGATATTTATTTGGCGATAGAGAACGGCAGCATTACAACCGCATTGACTTCGGCAAAAGATAAAAGTTTAATCGCAAAATTAAAGGCTCAAAAAGACCAGGCTTATTTTAGCAAGTGCCTGGTAACTATTGATAGGCAGGTGCCTATAGACTTCAGCCTGAAGGATGTTGTTTTTAACGATTTTAATTACGAAGCGCTGGAGCCCTTATTCAAAGATTTGGGTTTTACTAGTTTGATAAAAAAAGCCAAGGAAGGTGTGTTGGACCAGCCAGCAAAAGATTATTCTCCTCCGTCTTTTAGGAACAAAAGTTACAATAAGGTTTCTCCTCAGAAAAAGATTGCTGCTAAGAAAGTCATTCCTCCTTCTCTTTTTTAGCTTGTGTCGATGTTATTATTGAAATACCTTTACTGCCTGCCAGTGATAAGGGGCGGCCTATTTTCCACTTTGTTCTAAATAAGCTATAATATTTTGGTTAGACAGTCTATTATTTATGGCCTCCATTAAACAAACGAGCAATAACCGAGAGAAAAAGGCGATTACTAATCCATGGATATTGGCATTAACCTCATGGTCAATTATGCCAATGATTTTTTTGACCCTAACCTTAGGAGTTCAAATATTCCTTAATTTTCTCTACCTAGACGATACCTTGAAATTATTGGTGAGCAGCTTAGCTATTGTTTTTTTAAGTTTAACTTGGGTAACCATTCTCGGAGCGGTAGTAAAAAATTTTAAAATTAGTTCCACCCAAAAACAAGTTAGCAATATTCTCTTGAGCATTAATGACCCAGTCATTGCTTATGACAATTCTTTCAGAATCATTTTTATTAATGCCGCGGCTGAATCTCTTTTAGGCGTTACTAATCAGAAAATTGCTTCTCAGCAAATTACCCCAGAAATGAACAATATCCCAGAGTATGGGCTTTTAGTCAAAATAATGTTTCCCTCTCTAGCGCCTGTAGTTTTAAGAAAGCAAACTACCGTTTTTCCGCAAAAAATGGTCTTAAAATTAATCGACCCCAAGGAAATTACCCTAGAGATTACTACTACCCAGATTTTTAATGACAAGCACGAGATAATGGGGTTCTTAAAGATTGTGCAAGATAAGACCCAGGAGGAGTCGGTGGCTCGAACCCAGAAAGATTTTATCACAGTGGCGGCCCATCAATTACGAACACCCCTGACAGGCTTAAACTGGGCGGTTGATTTGCTGATGAAACAAGAACTTGGCTCTTTAACTAGCGAACAACTGGCAACTGTTTCTCAAATGAAAGAGGCTTTGGCCAATCTGTCTTTAACAGTAAACAATGTTTTAAATATTGCCCAAGTGGAAGAGGGTCGCTTTGGCTTTGACTTCAAAGAAAACGATCTTAATGAAGCAATCTTAACGGTCTTGAGTTCATTAGAGCCAGTTGCCAAGAAAAGAAATATTCGCCTGTCTTATTATAGGCCAGACCCGGCTTTGCCCCATTTTGTCTTTGATATTAAACGGGTAGAAACTGCTCTGCAGATTTTTGTGGATAATGCCATTAAATATAATACGGATAAGGGGGAGGTAAGAATCAAAGTGAATAAAACCTCCGACAATCTTTATGCTGAAATTAGAGTGGAAGACACTGGCATAGGCATTCCTAGCAGAGAAATGGGCAAGCTATTTACCAAATTTTTCCGAGCTGGCAATGCTATTAAAAACGAAACCGAAGGCACTGGTTTAGGCCTCTATATCGCTAAAAACATAATTGATAGCCATGGCGGCAAAGTTTCTGTTAATTCTATAGAGGGCCGCGGTTCTGTTTTCAGTTTTACTTTGCCCTTGCAAGAAAATTTAATTCCTCCTCAAACTGATTTTAATCCTTAATTTTTATGCCAGAATTGCCAGAAGTTTATACTATTGTTAGATATTTACAGGAAAATATTAAAGGAGAAGTTTTCAAAAATGTTTGGACAGACGTTCCCCAAATTTTTGGCTGTCAAAGCAATTTTCACCAATTAGCCGCAAAAATTAAAGGGCAGAAAATACAATCGGTCGGTCGGTTAGGGAAAAATATTCTATTTAATACTTCCGGCGGCTTAACCATTTTAGCTCACCAAAAAATGAGCGGTCATTTTTTGGTGGGGCATTGGCAATTTAACCAAAAGTCTAAAACTTGGGCACCTGATGGCAGCAGATTCAACAAACAAGCAAAATTGGCTTTAATAGATTCATCCAATAGATTTATTCATGTTGTTTTTGAATTTCGCAGCGGTAAAATGTTGGCCTTATCTGATATGCGCAAATTTGCTAGAATAGAGTTAATAGAAACCACAAAGGTGTATACTAATAGTCGTTTAAGCAATTTAGGCCCCGATTGGTGGAATGAGCCCTTAACAGCTCAAGCTCTTTTGACCAAACTTCACGCCAGCAAAAGATATTTAAAGCCCTTTTTACTTGACCAAAGCATAGCTGCTGGACTGGGAAATATTTATGCGGATGAAGCTTTATTTAAAGCAAGACTAAGCCCTTTGAGAAAATCCGCCTCCTTAAATTTAAAAGAAGCGGCTCGTCTAGTGGTCGCTATCAAAAATACTTTGGCAACAGCTATTAAAAACAAAGGAACATCTTTTTCTGATTACAGGCAGGCAAATGGAGAGAAGGGGAGCTACCAAAATAAGTTAAAAGTTTATGGACGCAAAGGAGAGAAATGTTTTCGTTGCCATACCCTACTGGAAACTGTAAAAATAGGGCAACGCTCAGCTGTGTATTGTCCTCATTGCCAGAAATAAAAAGTGCACCTTTATTGGCATAAAATTTAGATTTTTTGTTTTAAGATATTATTCGAGATAGAGTTATGCTATATTTTTTTTATGGTTCTGATAGCTATTTAATCGGAACTGCTTATAAAGACCTTTTTTTAAAGTTGGCTCCTCAAGGAGCTAAAATAGAAGATTTCGTTTTAGACGGCTCTGACCCTGCTACCGGAAGCTCGCTTGAGCAATCGCTATCTACTAATTCTCTTTTTTCTGGCGATAGTCTTATTGTTCTGAAGAATTTTATGCCAGCATATAATAAGTGGGGCAAATTAGAGCAGAAAAAATTAAAGGATTATTTTGAAAATAGCGACATTAGCTCAAACAAAACAAAAAATTTGATTTGGGTAGAGGGTAACCTTAAGGCGAAAGAGATAGATAATCCTTTAGGGCATTGGCTTAAAAAAAATGGCAATATTAATCATTCAGAGACTCTTAAGGGTCTAGATTTTAAAAAATGGCTTGTCATTCAAGCCAAAAAGAAAAATATAAATTTAGAGCCGGCAGCTTTAACAGCTTTGGCCACTGCTTTTGAAGGGGAGACTGGTCTTATGGATCAATATCTTACCAAAATCGCTTTGGCAGATTTGAAGACAGTGAGTTTGGCTAAATTAGAAGAATTAGTTTATTTGCCTTTGAATGAAAATATATTTGCCCTCATTGGGGCGACTACTCAAGGGGATAAAAGCAAGGCGCAGTTTATGTTGCAGAAAGAATTAGATAGTGGAGCTCACCCTTTATATATTCTCACAATGCTCGTTTATGGATTTAGAAGTTTGTTGATAATCCAATCAGCCCTAAAAACTGGCAAGGACGTTTATAAGGAAAGCGGTTTAGCGCCTTTCACTGTGAGAGCTAATTTGGGGTTAGCTCAAAAAATAAGCGCTACCAAGCTAAAGAATATTTATAATCGACTTACTCGGTTAGATGGAATTTTAAAAAGAGGTCAGTTAGACCCCTCTTCAGCGTTAACAATGTTTATTCAAAGCCTCTAGGCCTTTTTAGCAGTAGAAGCTGTTTTAAGAATGCGGGCGTTTTTGGCTTTCAAACGAGCAGCCTTATTTTTGTGAAGTAAATTATCTTTAGCCAGTTTGTCCAAAGTCTTATAGACATTGGGTAAAAGCTTATGGGCATCTTCGTATTTACCAGCGCTGACTAATTTAATATATTTCTTTTGCAAAGAGTGCCAATTGTCGCGTTTGGGGGCATTAGCCTTTTTCTTGTTACGATTTTTAGCAATTTCTCTCTTAGCCGTTTTGGTTATAGCCATAAGGATAGAAACTTGAAAGTAAAATTATAATATTAATGCGAACCTAATTGAAAACTTTCCTATTATGGCATTTTTACAGTGAAAAAGCAAACGCTTTACGATTAAAATGCGAGGTTGTTGTAGACTGGCGCTATTTTGATTAGACGACAATAACTGTTTTTGCTATGATAAAGCAGTAGGTTTGTTAAGAGGGTGGGGGTAGTGGTAGAGGATAATTTGAATAAATATAAATAATAATTATAGACAAAAATGGCGCAAGCAAATGCGGTTACTGTTGTTGGTGAAAAACTGGCTGAGAAAATAGCACGGGACCTTTCTCGCGCTCGCCCTTCAAAATTTTCAGTTAGATATATT
The nucleotide sequence above comes from Candidatus Paceibacterota bacterium. Encoded proteins:
- a CDS encoding PAS domain-containing sensor histidine kinase, translating into MASIKQTSNNREKKAITNPWILALTSWSIMPMIFLTLTLGVQIFLNFLYLDDTLKLLVSSLAIVFLSLTWVTILGAVVKNFKISSTQKQVSNILLSINDPVIAYDNSFRIIFINAAAESLLGVTNQKIASQQITPEMNNIPEYGLLVKIMFPSLAPVVLRKQTTVFPQKMVLKLIDPKEITLEITTTQIFNDKHEIMGFLKIVQDKTQEESVARTQKDFITVAAHQLRTPLTGLNWAVDLLMKQELGSLTSEQLATVSQMKEALANLSLTVNNVLNIAQVEEGRFGFDFKENDLNEAILTVLSSLEPVAKKRNIRLSYYRPDPALPHFVFDIKRVETALQIFVDNAIKYNTDKGEVRIKVNKTSDNLYAEIRVEDTGIGIPSREMGKLFTKFFRAGNAIKNETEGTGLGLYIAKNIIDSHGGKVSVNSIEGRGSVFSFTLPLQENLIPPQTDFNP
- a CDS encoding YebC/PmpR family DNA-binding transcriptional regulator — its product is MSGHSKWANIKNQKAATDAKRGKSFSKLISLITAAAKSGPDLESNPKLRMLVDKAKGANMPQDNIERAIKRGSGIGSEGIEMDETIYEAYGPGGSAVLIKTITDNKNRALGSVKQTLNKYNAKLASPGSVLYLFKEKGYLVVSLNLWNDNLELKAIENGTDDIVKDDENVILYTAPDKLSNLMSAIQNDIPIIESNIAYVADTKIDMDSENDYKAFTDFIEALEDNDDVAEVFHNVLV
- a CDS encoding 5'-3' exonuclease H3TH domain-containing protein, with the translated sequence FRHEKYSEYKAKRVKQEADFYVQIDKVKNILRLADIKYFEKAGFEADDIIGTVSRLAAEADQDLRIIIVTGDLDTLQLVNNQISVYTFHQGIKNEVLYDPAKIKERFNLTPGQLIDYKSLRGDPSDNILGVKGVGEKGALRLLTLYPSLEDIYLAIENGSITTALTSAKDKSLIAKLKAQKDQAYFSKCLVTIDRQVPIDFSLKDVVFNDFNYEALEPLFKDLGFTSLIKKAKEGVLDQPAKDYSPPSFRNKSYNKVSPQKKIAAKKVIPPSLF
- a CDS encoding ATPase, T2SS/T4P/T4SS family; translation: MINLRKQTNLDTLHNLGEERLAKNLAIKLHLPYISLNRLNIKPEIAGLLPESEAKLGGLLVFDKKQATLKVAVLNPQSAETTSSLDKLRSQGYTIALYITSKDSFLTALRAYDLYTPPKSSLVGKIDISATQELDLKQLEMVLKNTADPSSLISLITKTAVSLKASDIHLESNENSLTLRYRLDGLLYDGGIIEKQLGQKLIDRFKLLSGLKLNIAVKTQDGRFTIVDNQNILEVRVSVLPGNWGENIVMRLLDPEKINLKLNNLGFNDWELNKIRSVFSAPNGLILTTGPTGSGKTTTLYAALKEKIDPHLKIISIEDPIEYHLNGVNQTQVDKSKNYTFASGLATILRQDPEIILIGEIRDNETAEIATQAALTGHLVISTLHTNEAAGAIPRLLELGVNENAIASSLKLVIGQRLIRKLCPFCKQAYDLDDATAQKIRDSFSILAPEAHVSLPEKFPQFYKAVGCEHCHGLGYIGQLGLFENFIVSDAINEAISQNNSLDYLRQLAIEEGMIPLFHDGILKAIEGITSLEEVYRVAGDINYIEGLYGTIINSALRRGLFLEQSLLDKIQAIPPKELDLTKIIAGLEPLAKLNYIIGAAVTRQATDINCQVEKEMAKIYLREENGLTLLCQLNSSDYFRLVSSIKSITGLRLKEEGEILEGRFKVTLPSKKTTDIRVSIIPGGYGPVVSLRLLPDNMQMLKLEDLGLLPELIPSLTKVIKKPQGLILTAGPTSSGKTTTLFALLQKINRPDIKIVTIEDPIEYHLDGVVQTQIDESKDYTFEKALRGIMRQNPNVILVGEIRDAETAKVAVQASLTGHLVFSTVHALDAAGAIERLLNFGIAPQDLSAVRLIISQRLVKRLCPICAQRATATQEQISIIDETLLHFPPTWKPAFGPLLEQPYHLKTPSGCGECGNDGYNGFMAIFELAFFDDSLSQHLGSSDLSKEIAKKTISLKQDAVIKVLRGLIDWNSFKGIE
- the rpsT gene encoding 30S ribosomal protein S20; amino-acid sequence: MAITKTAKREIAKNRNKKKANAPKRDNWHSLQKKYIKLVSAGKYEDAHKLLPNVYKTLDKLAKDNLLHKNKAARLKAKNARILKTASTAKKA
- the tsaE gene encoding tRNA (adenosine(37)-N6)-threonylcarbamoyltransferase complex ATPase subunit type 1 TsaE, translated to MSLDNFHFQTNSPEETIKLGDFLGGLLVQTDSTKATVVALNGVLGAGKTELVKGLAKFLGVKEKILSPTFVLAKEFKCFKKPFKKVWHLDLYRFNNYADLKALDWQDIIKDKNNLILVEWADKFKELSADYEVTLKVMGE
- the mutM gene encoding bifunctional DNA-formamidopyrimidine glycosylase/DNA-(apurinic or apyrimidinic site) lyase, which encodes MPELPEVYTIVRYLQENIKGEVFKNVWTDVPQIFGCQSNFHQLAAKIKGQKIQSVGRLGKNILFNTSGGLTILAHQKMSGHFLVGHWQFNQKSKTWAPDGSRFNKQAKLALIDSSNRFIHVVFEFRSGKMLALSDMRKFARIELIETTKVYTNSRLSNLGPDWWNEPLTAQALLTKLHASKRYLKPFLLDQSIAAGLGNIYADEALFKARLSPLRKSASLNLKEAARLVVAIKNTLATAIKNKGTSFSDYRQANGEKGSYQNKLKVYGRKGEKCFRCHTLLETVKIGQRSAVYCPHCQK
- the holA gene encoding DNA polymerase III subunit delta gives rise to the protein MLYFFYGSDSYLIGTAYKDLFLKLAPQGAKIEDFVLDGSDPATGSSLEQSLSTNSLFSGDSLIVLKNFMPAYNKWGKLEQKKLKDYFENSDISSNKTKNLIWVEGNLKAKEIDNPLGHWLKKNGNINHSETLKGLDFKKWLVIQAKKKNINLEPAALTALATAFEGETGLMDQYLTKIALADLKTVSLAKLEELVYLPLNENIFALIGATTQGDKSKAQFMLQKELDSGAHPLYILTMLVYGFRSLLIIQSALKTGKDVYKESGLAPFTVRANLGLAQKISATKLKNIYNRLTRLDGILKRGQLDPSSALTMFIQSL